TCCCGCAAGGTACGGATGCTCTGGTTCGGTGACCAGGATGCGAGTGAAGCCCTGCTCTCCTGCGGGCTGCGTGGCGTCGTAGAAGTCGAGCACATTCATGTCCTCGAGGTTCCAGTGCAGCGCGCCGCCGTCGCCCGAGATCTCGATGTCGAGCGCGTTCTTGCGGCCGGTCGCGAAGCGGGTGGCTTCGAAGGTCGCCAGGGTCCCCGACTCGAGTCGGCCGGTGAACAGAGCGACGTCGTCGACCGTGACCTTCCCGCGCTCGGTGCTCGCGGTGCCGCTGAGTCCGACGGATTCGCCCAGCAGCGGGCGCTCGTCGACCAGGGTCTCCAGTACCGCCGAGACCTGCGTCAGCGACTGCCCGGTGACGAACTGGGTCATGTCGATGATGTGCGCGCCGATGTCGCCGAGCGAGCCGGAGCCCGCGCGGTCCTTGTCGAGCCGCCAGGTCATCGGAGCCTCAGGGTCGGCGAGCCAGTCCTGGCGATAGCTCGCGCGCACCTGCCGCACCGTGCCGATTCGTCCGGCCGCGATCATGTCGCGCATCAGGGTGACAGCGGGCACGCGGCGGTAGGTGAACCCCACCATGGCGTGGATGCCGTGGGTCGCAGCATCCTGCGCGGCCTGCTCCATCGCCTCGGCCTCTTCCACCGTGTTGGCCAGTGGCTTCTCGCACAGCACGTGCTTGCCGGCGGCCAGCGCGGCGATCGCGATCTCGGCGTGCGATTCCCCGGGCGTGACGATGTCGATCACGTCGATGTCGTCACGAGCGATGACGGCTCGCCAGTCGGTAGACGTCTCGTCCCAGCCCCACTTGCGTGCCGCGGATGCCGTCTTGTCGGCATCGCGTCCGACGAGCACCGCCATCCGAGGGGAAAGGGGAAGGTCGAACGCCGCAGGCGCCTGGCGCCAGCCGACGGAGTGCGCGGCTCCCATGAATCCGTGGCCGATCATGGCCACTCGCAGCTCAGTTGTCATATCTACTCCCGGGGAAACGGTGCGGGGCGAGCGCAGTGGCGCTCGCCCCGCGGGTGTTGATCAGGACTCGAAGGCGAGTTTGATGAACTCGTCGACGTTGTCCTTGGTCACGACGGGCGCGTCCAGCACGATGCGGTACGGCACGCTCGGCGTGATCAGGTCGCTCATCGTCTTGTCCTGTGCGATCAGACGTGCCATCGCGATGCCGTCGGCTGCCTGCGTCGACGGGTAGATGACGGTCGCCTTGACGACGGTGTCGTCCGCCTTGATGTTGTCCATCATGTTGACGCTTCCGGCGCCGCCGACGAGGAAGAACTCGTCGCGGCCGGCCGCATCGATGGCCGCGAGGACGCCGATGCCCTGGTCGTCATCGTGGTTCCAGATCGCGTCGATCTTCGGGTTCGCCGAGAGGAGCTGGGATGCCGCGCTCTCGCCACCGGCGACGGTGAAGTCTGCAGCGACTCGGGCGCCGACCTCGAGATCGCAGGTCTCGAGAGCATCCTTGAAGCCCTGCGAACGGTCCTGAGTCAGCGGCAGGGAGTCGATTCCAGCGATCTCTGCGACGACGGCATCGCTCTGGCCGTCGAGCTGTTCGCAGATGTACATACCGGCGCTGACGCCCATGCCGTAGTTGTCGCCCAGGATCGTGAGGCGCGAGGCGGACGTGTCGGAGAACTCACGGTCGACGTTGATGACGGGGATGCCGGCATCCATCGCCTTCTGCGCGACCTGGGTCAGCGCCGCACCGTCCGTGGGAAGGAGCACGATCGCGTCGACCCCTTCGTTGATGAACTGCTCGACGGCCGCGATCTGCTGGTTGGCGTCGTTGGTTCCCTCTGCCTGACGCAGCTCGACGTCGTCGAAGCTCTCGGCCGCATTGATGGCGCCGGTGTTGATCGCGCCGAGCCATCCGTGGTCGGCCTCTGGGCCCGACCAGCCGATGACGACGGTGTCGCCCGAGGCCGTGTTCTCCTCGCTCGTGGTGCCCTGGTTCTCGGTCTCGCCTTCGCCCTCTGCACCATCGCTGGTACATCCGGCCAGCAGAGTGACGGCGAACAGTGCTGCCGCTCCTGCCATCAGCGGGCGGAGCCCGCGTGTGCGCATGCTGTGCATGTCTTTCCTCCTTGAAATGTGATGCAGATGCGTGCGGTGCAGGCATTCTCGATCGGGATCGAGTCGGTGTGCGCCGCGCACTGACATGGTCAAGTTAGCAGAACATGTCATCACGTGACCAGCTTTTGTTGGAAGACTGTCAGAAGTAAGTACAGCGTTGTAATCCTGTTATCCAGGGGAACTTGCTTCGATGGGGATCGCTCGAACGTGAAGCACGACGCTCTCGCATTAGAAATCAGAGCATGTTATGTTCCTGCTGTGATCAAAGTTGACCAGACTCCGGCATTACTGGAGATGCGCGGTGTCGAGAAGAGCTTCGTCGGTGTGCGCGCGTTGCGCGGGGTCGACCTCGAGGTGATGCCGGGTGAGGTGCACTGCCTGCTCGGCCAGAACGGCGCAGGCAAATCGACGCTCATCAAGACTCTCGCCGGTGTGCACACTCCCGATGCCGGGGAGATCCGCTGGATGGGTGAGCCCGTCGAGATCGCGAACCCGCAGACGGCGATCTCGCTCGGCATCTCGACCATGTATCAGGAGCTCGACGTCGTCGACGGCCTCACGGTGGCGGAGAACGTCTTCCTCGGCCATGAGTTCGACAGCTTCGGATTCACGCGGCGCGGCCAGCTCATCCACGAGACGCGCAGGCTCCTCGAGCGGCTCGGCCACGGATCGATGTCGCCGCACGCCGAAGTCGGCTCGCTCAGCGCTGCCGAGAAGCAGATCGTCAGCATGACCCGCGCCCTGTCGCATGACACGAAGCTCATCATCATGGACGAGCCCTCGGCGGTTCTCGATTCCGAAGAGGTGCGCAATCTGTTCGCGGTGGTGCGGGAACTGACATCGCAGGGCATCGCGGTCGTGTACATCACCCACCGCCTCGAGGAGATCCGCCAGATAGGCGATCGCATCACAGTGCTCAAGGACGGCTCCACCGTAGCCAGCAATCTGTCGGTGGCGGACACGACCACCGCCGAGCTGATCAAGCACATGACCGGTCGCGCCGTGCAGAACGTCTTCCCGCCGGCAGAGCCCATCGCCGCCGACGCGCCGGTGCTGCTCGAGGTCGAGGGCCTGGGCCTCGACGGGGTCTTCGAGAACGTGTCGTTCTCCGTGCGCGCCGGCGAGATCATCGGTCTCGCCGGTCTCGTCGGCTCGGGGCGCAGCGAGATCATCGAGACGATCTACGGTGCTCGGCGGGCGTCGACCGGAACCGTCCGTGTCGGCGGGAAAGAGCTTCCGCGCGGATCCGTCTCCGCGGCAGTGGCTGCCGGGCGTCGGGCTGAGTCCCGAGGAGCGCAAGTCCCAGGGTCTCGTGCTCGGGGAGCCGATCTTCAAGAACGTCACGCTGTCGTCGTTCACGCGGTTCGCCAAGGGCCCGCTGCTGGATGAGCGCAGCGAGCGCCGCACTGCCAGGGATCAGATCGCCGCTCTCGAACTGCGGCCGGCTGATCCCGACCGCCCTGCGGCGACCCTGTCGGGGGGAAACCAGCAGAAGATCCTGCTCGCCCGCTGGCTCGTGCACGGCAGCTCAGTGCTGCTGCTGGATGAGCCCACCCGAGGCGTCGACATCGGAGCGCGCTCCGAGATCTACGCGCTGATCCGCCGACTCGCGGCATCCGGGCACGCCATCGTCGTCATCTCGAGCGAGATCGAGGAAGTCCTCGGTCTCGCCGACTCGGTCCTCGTCGTCGGCGACGGACGCGTCCTCACCACACTCCCCGCATCAGAGATCGACGAGCACGGCGTGCTCGACCTCGTCATGAAAGGAGTCGCCGCGTGAGCGTGCAGACCCCCACCTCGCCCGGTCAGACCGAGGCTGAGACCCCGTCCGCGCTGCGCCGGTGGCTGTCCGGATCCGTCGGGCGCAATCTCGGCCTGGTTCTGGCGCTTCTGGTGATCATCGTCGTCGGGGCGGTGACCTCCTCGAACTTCTTGAACTTCGACAACGCCCTCGTGATCCTGCGCCAGGCTTCGATCATCGGCGTGATCAGCGTGGGAATGACCTTCGTCATCATCGCCGGTGGCATCGACCTCTCCGTCGGCGCCGTCCTGGCGCTGGCATCCGTCGTCGGCTCACTGGCGGCGATCCAGGACATCGCGAGCTCCAGCCACTGGATCGTGACAGTCGTCGTCGCGTTGCTGGTCGGGGTCGGCGCCGGCCTGATCAACGGAGTCGTGATCGCGTACGGCAAGGTCGCGGCCTTCATGGCGACGCTCGCGATGATGGTCGGTGCGCGCGGCCTGGCCGAGATCCTCGCCAACAATCGCACCCTGGTGATCTCCGACCGCGACTTCGTCCGCGCCATGAATGTGGACATCCTCGGTGTCGACATCCTCATCTGGATCTTCGCCGTCGTCGCGGTCGCCGGATGGTTCCTCCTCAATCGCACGACGTTCGGACGCCGCACGGTCGCAATCGGCGGCAACCCCGAGGCCGCACGTCTGGCGGGCATCAAGGTCAAGCGGCACACGATGTGGCTGTACGCGCTCGTCGGCCTGACTGCCGGAATCGCCGCCGTCATGCTCATGGGCCGTACGACGGCCGGCACCTCGACGCACGGCAACCTGTACGAGCTCGACGCGATCGCGGCCGTCGTCGTCGGCGGTACCCTCCTCATCGGCGGACGCGGCACGATCACCGGCACCGTGTTCGGTGTGCTGATCTTCGCGACGCTGTCGAACGTGTTCGTGCAGAACAACCTCACGTCCTCTGCGCAGGCCGTCGCCAAGGGCGTGATCATCGTCGTCGCGGTACTGCTGCAGCAGCGCTTCGCCGTCGGACGCGTCCCGCGCAGCCGCCTGCGCCCCGCGGGTCAGGTGGTGCCTCCCGCGTAGACTCGACAGACGCGGAAGGGCCGAAAACGAGGGCCTCCAGGGCGTGGATGCGGTGCAGTCCTGGCGAAGCACAGAGCCGTTCACGAGAATCACAGGGTAGGAATGGCAAGCAATCTCAGCACCGGCGGTGTCGGCGAACTCTTCCAATTGCTGCGCGACGGTGAACCGCGTACCCGAGCAGAACTGGCGAAGACCTCGGGACTCGCCCGATCGACCGTGGCCGCGCGCGTCGACGAACTCATGCGAAAGGGCTTGATCGCCCCCGTCGCCGATGCTGCATCGACCGGTGGGCGTCCTCCTTCCCAGTTCGCCCTGAACCCCACGGCGAAGGTCGTCATCGCCGTCGACATCGGCGCGTCGCACACGACGGTCGCCGTGACGGATCTCGCCGGAACGATTCTCGCCGAACGCACCGGCAGACTCGCCGTTTCGCTCGGGCCGGAGACCGTGCTGTCGTGGCTCGTCGAGGCTGCGAACGAGTTGATCCTCGAGACCGGACTCAGCCATGACCGCGTCGCGGCGGTCGGCGTCGGCGTGCCAGGGCCCGTCGAGCACGCGACCGGTCGTCCGGCGAAGCCGCCGATCATGCCCGGCTGGGACGGATTCGACGTGCCGGGCTGGGTGCAGCAGCACCTGCAGGTTCCTGTGCTCGTCGACAATGACGTGAACATCTCGGCGCTCGGTGAGCGCGCTGCCGCCTGGCCATCGACCGATCACATGATCTTCGTCAAGGTCGCCACCGGCATCGGTGCGGGCATCATCTCGGACGGACGTCTGCTTCGCGGGGCGCAGGGCATCGCTGGTGACTTCGGTCACGTGCGCGTCGCCAGAGGAGCGGATGTGCCGTGCCATTGCGGGAACACCGGCTGCCTCGAGGCGCTTGCCTCCGGCCCCGCTATCGCGCGCTCGCTCAGCCAGCGCGGAATCCCGGCGACCGATGGCGACGACGTCGTCGAGTTGGTCAAAGCCGGCAGCCTCGAAGCGATTCAGGCCGTGCGCCAGGCCGGCCGTGACCTCGGCGAGGTGCTCACGGCATCCGTGAGTCTGCTCAATCCGTCGGTGATCGCCATCGGCGGCGCCATGGCGCGCGTGGGCGAGCACCTGATCGCCGGCGTTCGCGAGGTCGTCTACACGCACTCCATGCCGCTGGCGACCGAGCACCTCGCGATCGTGCAGTCGGTCACAGCGGGAGAAGCCGCCGTGCGCGGTGCCAGCCTGCTCGCGATCGAGCATGCGCTGAGCCCGGAGATCCTGCCCCGCAGCTTCGCGCTCGACGGCTGAGCGCGCCGCACCGCCTACTCGGCGACGCGGGCGGCGATGTCGCGGCGGAAGTGTGCGCCGTCCAGGCCGATGCGGCTCATCGCGTCGTACGCCCGCGTGCGCGCGGCGGCGAAGTCGGATCCGACCGACACCACGTTCAGTACGCGCCCGCCGGTGGCGAGCAGGTCACCGCCCGGAGCATCCGGCCCTGCTGTCGCGGCGTGCACGATCCGCACACCGTCGACGCTCGCAGCATCCGAAAGCCCCGAGATCTGGCGCCCGGTCTGCGGCGCCTCCGGATAGCCCTCGCTCGCGAGCACGACGGTGATCGCGACGTCTTCCGAGAACACGGGGTCCGGCTGGTCTTCGAGAGTGCCCGATGCCGCGGCGAACAGCAGTTCCGACAACGGAGTCACAAGGCGGGGCAGCACGACCTGCGTCTCCGGGTCACCGAAGCGGGCGTTGAACTCGATGACCTTGATGCCCTTGTCCGTGAGGATGAGCCCCGCGTAGAGCAGGCCGATGAACGGAGTGCCTTCGGAATCGAGCTGGCGGATCACCGGCAGCGCGACCTGCTCTGTCACAAGAGACACGAAAGCCTGTTCGCTGCCGAACTGCTCGTCGAGCCAGGGGAGCGGAGAGTACGCGCCCATGCCACCCGTGTTCGGGCCTTCGTCACCGTCGTACGCGCGCTTGAAGTCCTGAGCGGGGCTCAGTGCACGGACCGTGTCGCCGTCGGAGAGGAAGAAGAGCGACACCTCGGGGCCGGAGAGGAACTCCTCGATGAGCACAGGGCCGTGCGGGAGATAGTGAGTCGCGTGCGCGAGGGCCTCGGCACGGTCGGACGTGACGATGACACCCTTGCCCGCAGCCAGGCCGTCGGCCTTGACCACATAGGGCGCGCCGAGGTCGTCGAAAGCCGTCTCGACGTCGGCGACGGATGCGGCGCGCACGGCGCGGCCGGTCGGCACGGACGCCGCGTCCATCACCCGCTTCGCGAAGGCCTTCGAGCCCTCCAGCTGAGCGGCGGCCTTCCCGGGGCCGAACACGGGAATGCCGCGTTCGCGCAATGCATCCGCGACGCCGGCGACGAGCGGGGCCTCCGGGCCGATGACGACGAGATCGATCCCGTTCTCGTTCGCGAAGGTGGTGACCGCGCCACCGTCGAGCTGATCGACGGAGACGAGTGCAGCATCCTGGGCGATACCCGCGTTACCAGGGGCGGCGAGGATCTCATGCTGCGCGTCCTCTGCCTTCAGGGCGAGGATGATCGCGTGCTCACGGGCACCGGAACCGAGGACGAGGATCTTCACCCGTCCAGACTACCGAGCCGCTCGCGCGACGTCAGACGGTCACCGGCCGTTCGACCGTCTCATCCCACGGCACCGTCCACCCGCAGGTGTCGAAGATGCGGTCCAGCACCATGGCGGTGAAGCCCCACACGATCGTGCCGTCGACGTCGAACGCGGGGCCGCTGAACCGGAATCCGTCACGTTCGATCACCGAGGTGAAGCGGGTGGCAGGGGCCAGCAGTTGCGCCACCGGTACGCGGAACACCTCCACGGTCTCGGCGTGATCGACAGCCGCCACCTTCGACGGTTTCGTCCACCATCCGAGCACCGGCGTCACGAGGTGGTTGCTCGCCGCGAGGGGGAGCTCCGGCAGCACACCGAGGATCTCGACGCCATCCGGGTCGAGGCCGGTCTCCTCCTCCGCCTCACGCAGCGCGGTGGCGACGAAGTCCGCATCGGCGGTTTCACGGCCGCCACCGGGGAACGACACCTGCCCCGGATGCGATGAAAGAGTCGAGGCGCGTCGCTGGAGCAGCACGTCGAGATCCTTCGCCACGGAGACGTCCGCGAGCGGGGCGGGAGTGCTGTCGAGCACCCCGAACAGGATCAGCACGGCGGACTCGCGGGCGGCGTCCGGATCGGCCAGCCGCGGCAGGATGCGCGTGCCCCAGCCGTCCGACTGTGCAGCGGCGAGCAACTCGGCGCGGGCGCCCTCCGGATGCTGGTTGTCACTCACGATCCGAGCCTATCCGCCACGCGAAGGGCCGGCGTGGGATAGAGCGTTAGCCGCGTGACGGGGATCGGACTCAGGCGACTACGACAGTGACGCCCGCTGCCCGCAGCTGATCCAATTGGTCAGGGTCGGCGCTGTCGTCCGTGATGAGCATGTCGATACTCGACGTGTCCGCCATCTGTGCGAGAGCGACCTTGCCGATCTTCGAGCCGTCGGCGACGACGATCGTGCGCTGCGCCTTGGCCACCATCGCGTGGTTCGTACGGGCCTCGGTCTCGTCATGGGTTGTGACGCCCGCCGCAGCTGAGAACCCGTCGGCACCCAAGACAGCAGTGCCGACGTTGATCGCGTTGAACGTGCCTTCAGCGAGCACGCCGACCAGCTCGAGGGACTGCGGACGCAGGATGCCGCCGGTCATGACGATCCGTAGTCTCGGATACGGGGCGGCGAGCGAGGCGATCGACAGCGAGTTCGTGACGATGGTGAGGTCCGCGTGGCCTGTGAGCTCACGGGCCACGCCGGCGGTGGTGGTTCCGCCGCTCAGAGCGATCGCATGGCGCTCCCGGGGGATCTGACCGGCCGCCGCCCGCGCTATGCGTCGTTTGGCATCCTGGAAGCGGGTATCGCGAAGAGCGACCGGCAGCTCGGCGAGCGAGCCTGCCGCTTTCGCGCCGCCATGCGTGCGGGTGATGAGTCCCTGATCGGCGAGCACGGTGAGGTCGCGGCGCAACGTCGCGGCAGAGCTGTCGAACTGTTGCGTGAGTTCACCGAGCGAGACCTCGCCGCGTTCGGCGATCGTGTCGAGGATCCCGGCCATGCGGCGAGAGCGTTTAGGTGAGCCGCCGAGCTCGGCGACTGTGCTGGTGCTGTAGGCGGTGGCCATGAAAATGAGCATGCCAGCTGAGCGTTTGAGTGTCAATTCAGTCATTTGCTTGCGTGCAACGCGCATTCCTCTGAGAATCGGGTCATGCCAACGATCACCTTTCTCGGCGCGGGCAGCGTCGTGTTCACGCGTCAGCTCGTCACCGACCTCCTGCGCTTTCCCGACTTGCCGACGCTCGACATCGCGTTGCATGACATCGACGGCGAACGCCTCGAGGTCGCTCGCGGCACGGTGCTGAACGTCGCGGAGCAGCTTGGCCGGGACGTTCGCGTGACTGCTTCACTCGTTCGACGCGAAGCTCTCACGGGAGCCGACTTCGTCATCAATATGATCCAGGTCGGAGGCATCGACGCCACTCGTATCGACCTCGAGCTTCCCGCAGCGCACGGCCTGCGACAGACGATCGGCGACACGACCGGCGTCGGCGGGGTCTTCCGGGCTTTGCGTACGTTCCCGGTGCTCACCGGCATCGCCCGTGACATGCAGGAGCTGTGCCCGGATGCGTGGTTCCTCAACTACACCAATCCGATGGCGATGAACGTCTGGTGGATGTCGGTCATCGCCCCCGAGATCAAAGCCGTCGGGCTTTGTCACAGCGTCTACTGGACGGTCAACGACCTGTGCGATCTCATCGGCGTTCCGCTGGAGGGCACCCACTACCGAGCCGCCGGCGTGAACCACCAGGCCTGGCTCACCGAATGGAGCCGCGACGGTGAGGACCTCTATCCCCGCCTGCGCGAACTCATCGACGGGGACGCTGATCTGCAGCGGCGCGTGCGCGCTGAGATCTTCCGGCGCATCGGCTTCTACCCGACCGAGACGAGTGAGCATTCCGCCGAGTACCTCGATTGGTTCCTCCGCTCCGACGCGCAGATCGAGCGGTTCCGCATTGAGCCGC
The DNA window shown above is from Microbacterium murale and carries:
- a CDS encoding NUDIX hydrolase → MSDNQHPEGARAELLAAAQSDGWGTRILPRLADPDAARESAVLILFGVLDSTPAPLADVSVAKDLDVLLQRRASTLSSHPGQVSFPGGGRETADADFVATALREAEEETGLDPDGVEILGVLPELPLAASNHLVTPVLGWWTKPSKVAAVDHAETVEVFRVPVAQLLAPATRFTSVIERDGFRFSGPAFDVDGTIVWGFTAMVLDRIFDTCGWTVPWDETVERPVTV
- a CDS encoding substrate-binding domain-containing protein produces the protein MHSMRTRGLRPLMAGAAALFAVTLLAGCTSDGAEGEGETENQGTTSEENTASGDTVVIGWSGPEADHGWLGAINTGAINAAESFDDVELRQAEGTNDANQQIAAVEQFINEGVDAIVLLPTDGAALTQVAQKAMDAGIPVINVDREFSDTSASRLTILGDNYGMGVSAGMYICEQLDGQSDAVVAEIAGIDSLPLTQDRSQGFKDALETCDLEVGARVAADFTVAGGESAASQLLSANPKIDAIWNHDDDQGIGVLAAIDAAGRDEFFLVGGAGSVNMMDNIKADDTVVKATVIYPSTQAADGIAMARLIAQDKTMSDLITPSVPYRIVLDAPVVTKDNVDEFIKLAFES
- the purD gene encoding phosphoribosylamine--glycine ligase, translating into MKILVLGSGAREHAIILALKAEDAQHEILAAPGNAGIAQDAALVSVDQLDGGAVTTFANENGIDLVVIGPEAPLVAGVADALRERGIPVFGPGKAAAQLEGSKAFAKRVMDAASVPTGRAVRAASVADVETAFDDLGAPYVVKADGLAAGKGVIVTSDRAEALAHATHYLPHGPVLIEEFLSGPEVSLFFLSDGDTVRALSPAQDFKRAYDGDEGPNTGGMGAYSPLPWLDEQFGSEQAFVSLVTEQVALPVIRQLDSEGTPFIGLLYAGLILTDKGIKVIEFNARFGDPETQVVLPRLVTPLSELLFAAASGTLEDQPDPVFSEDVAITVVLASEGYPEAPQTGRQISGLSDAASVDGVRIVHAATAGPDAPGGDLLATGGRVLNVVSVGSDFAAARTRAYDAMSRIGLDGAHFRRDIAARVAE
- a CDS encoding ROK family transcriptional regulator, which codes for MASNLSTGGVGELFQLLRDGEPRTRAELAKTSGLARSTVAARVDELMRKGLIAPVADAASTGGRPPSQFALNPTAKVVIAVDIGASHTTVAVTDLAGTILAERTGRLAVSLGPETVLSWLVEAANELILETGLSHDRVAAVGVGVPGPVEHATGRPAKPPIMPGWDGFDVPGWVQQHLQVPVLVDNDVNISALGERAAAWPSTDHMIFVKVATGIGAGIISDGRLLRGAQGIAGDFGHVRVARGADVPCHCGNTGCLEALASGPAIARSLSQRGIPATDGDDVVELVKAGSLEAIQAVRQAGRDLGEVLTASVSLLNPSVIAIGGAMARVGEHLIAGVREVVYTHSMPLATEHLAIVQSVTAGEAAVRGASLLAIEHALSPEILPRSFALDG
- a CDS encoding ABC transporter permease, which codes for MQTPTSPGQTEAETPSALRRWLSGSVGRNLGLVLALLVIIVVGAVTSSNFLNFDNALVILRQASIIGVISVGMTFVIIAGGIDLSVGAVLALASVVGSLAAIQDIASSSHWIVTVVVALLVGVGAGLINGVVIAYGKVAAFMATLAMMVGARGLAEILANNRTLVISDRDFVRAMNVDILGVDILIWIFAVVAVAGWFLLNRTTFGRRTVAIGGNPEAARLAGIKVKRHTMWLYALVGLTAGIAAVMLMGRTTAGTSTHGNLYELDAIAAVVVGGTLLIGGRGTITGTVFGVLIFATLSNVFVQNNLTSSAQAVAKGVIIVVAVLLQQRFAVGRVPRSRLRPAGQVVPPA
- the melA gene encoding alpha-galactosidase, producing MPTITFLGAGSVVFTRQLVTDLLRFPDLPTLDIALHDIDGERLEVARGTVLNVAEQLGRDVRVTASLVRREALTGADFVINMIQVGGIDATRIDLELPAAHGLRQTIGDTTGVGGVFRALRTFPVLTGIARDMQELCPDAWFLNYTNPMAMNVWWMSVIAPEIKAVGLCHSVYWTVNDLCDLIGVPLEGTHYRAAGVNHQAWLTEWSRDGEDLYPRLRELIDGDADLQRRVRAEIFRRIGFYPTETSEHSAEYLDWFLRSDAQIERFRIEPLQYIGISEENVREFHEARELLAAGQPIPLHEEGDAAEYAPQIIHSILTGITREIHVNVPNRGLIDNLPEEAVVEVPASVDADGVHPIAWGSIPAAGAALNRTYLSVAELTIRGAREGDPEMVRRAVLTDPNASSTLTPAQIWKLCDELTAAHAGLLPRDLGGTLQTA
- a CDS encoding Gfo/Idh/MocA family protein, with product MTTELRVAMIGHGFMGAAHSVGWRQAPAAFDLPLSPRMAVLVGRDADKTASAARKWGWDETSTDWRAVIARDDIDVIDIVTPGESHAEIAIAALAAGKHVLCEKPLANTVEEAEAMEQAAQDAATHGIHAMVGFTYRRVPAVTLMRDMIAAGRIGTVRQVRASYRQDWLADPEAPMTWRLDKDRAGSGSLGDIGAHIIDMTQFVTGQSLTQVSAVLETLVDERPLLGESVGLSGTASTERGKVTVDDVALFTGRLESGTLATFEATRFATGRKNALDIEISGDGGALHWNLEDMNVLDFYDATQPAGEQGFTRILVTEPEHPYLAGWWPTGHMLGYEHGFSHQAKDLVEAIASGSAAHPTFTEGLHVQRVLDAVERSSSNGSAWTGV
- a CDS encoding DeoR/GlpR family DNA-binding transcription regulator, with the protein product MATAYSTSTVAELGGSPKRSRRMAGILDTIAERGEVSLGELTQQFDSSAATLRRDLTVLADQGLITRTHGGAKAAGSLAELPVALRDTRFQDAKRRIARAAAGQIPRERHAIALSGGTTTAGVARELTGHADLTIVTNSLSIASLAAPYPRLRIVMTGGILRPQSLELVGVLAEGTFNAINVGTAVLGADGFSAAAGVTTHDETEARTNHAMVAKAQRTIVVADGSKIGKVALAQMADTSSIDMLITDDSADPDQLDQLRAAGVTVVVA